The Pieris napi chromosome 4, ilPieNapi1.2, whole genome shotgun sequence DNA segment TTTATTTCACACTCGGACTGTTTGGATATATTGCGTTTAGCGAACATCAAATATCAGGTAATTTGTCGCATTTTTTATTGCATGAAATATGTAATTGAGTATTGCCAAGTCGTATATCTTCCAATAGCAAGCCCATTTTGCGTTCTAACGCCGGTAGGAAGGTTTGATTcttttaataagtaatttttatattatttaggttGAACTTGGTTCTTCTTTTGttagattatttaataagtatttttttattatttaggttaAATTTGGTTCTTCTTTTGTTAGATTcttttaataagtaatttttattattctttgaCGTTGgttggtgaaggaaaatatgaaaaggaaatatgaaaatatgaaCCGGTTAAACCTAGAGTAAGATTTAGATTCAAAACTATGACTCCCGTATATAAATTCCCATGTTCGTGACGTAGGGAAGTCCTATTTGGCGTTAAGTTTTGACATGTTAGCCTTGGACcctaattaatgaaatttgtcAGTCATAGAAGCCTGACCGCCTTTAtggcaataaaattttgtcatattacgTCTGTATGTAACAGAGTCTtcaataatgatttaattatgaaaattcattttgctttttattgttaacttgtgtgtgttattatttaaatacaattacaatCAAATTATGACGATTTAaagcacacacacacagatGTGAGACAGCTTATTACATAACGTGAATAATTCCGAAGaggttttaatattgtaaggTACAATTACAATTTCAGGCAACGTCTTAATGAGTTTAAGTCCTACAATGGCGAGTGACGTCATTAAACTAGGCTTCGTGATGTCAGTTGCCTGCAGTTTTCCACTAATAATATTCCCCTGTCGGGCAAGTCTTTACTCTTTTTTGTATCGGAAAGTGAGtactaatgttaaaaaaataaatacttttaagatATTATCAATTCGTGATAGGTCGGCGACGCACTTGCTAGCATTCTGGCAGTGTaagtggttttttttatagaacagggggcaatgcgcgccgcccatggacactcaatgccagaaggctcgcgagggcgttgccggccttttaatgcaataaattttaatataggcggtataacttaaaatGAGGCGAGCCTACTGGCTTTtttcccctgttctataaaataaaatacatatcaaCATGTGTTAGTTAcggtagaaatattttttattttatttaatattacatctaTCGAGATCGTTTAATGAACTTGTGTCCGCCGCGCTTATTAGGAAGATAATTTAACACCTAagttagaaataataataataaaataaaaaatactattaatttgtattactaTTTATCTGACGTACAAAtctattttaagaaaattaaggAATTAAAGTGTAAGGTACCTACAGTTAAATgagatttcataaaatatacgaTGACGTTATGAGACatcgtatattttattaacattgttTATTTAGGTAGATTTTAAAACGAAATACAAAATGTCAGCGACAaatttttctatgaaattGTATTGCATTATATCGAAGAGCTTTTAGAGTGAATAGTAAAAATACTTTCAGGTCCATCCCTCGCACCACGATCACATAATAAACCACTCAATACCAGAAAGCACATTCCGGTGTATAACAGTCGCGATAATCGCTGTTTCCCTCTTCATCAGCCTTTTGTTGCCGAACGTTGAGTTAGTTCTGGGTTTGGTGGGATCTACTATCGGTGTTTTGGTGTGTGTGGTGTTCCCAGCCGCTTGCTTTATTAATGTCACGTTTAAGAATACCAACGAACGTGTGTTGGCTAAGGTAAGTTTATAAATGTTGGAATATACGTAAAACATGTATAGAaactccttttttttaaatgtatgtactACAGGTACAGAAGATTCTAGTAAATTACTCATTATAATGCATATTGtactaattttattgtacTTCCCTCTTAAATGGACTAAAAATCTCATTAAATCTCTTATTTTAAAGTGTAATGTAAATGGACCACATCAAGATTCAACGAATATTAGTGCAGTTTAATCTAATTATTGTAAAGCGAAAGTAAATGCATCtgagattaataaataaactgtgTTTGTATATAAGTTTACAGTTGTACTGGGATTAATAATACTTGTACTTGGCACATATGCAAACCTACAAGCAGCAGAAAACACGAGAGACAAATATGACGATAAATTCATAACACAAGAAAAAATCGATAAAATTGTTGAAGATTTCTTTGAGAAAATGGAGAAAACAGAAGGTAAGTAACGTTATAATTATTcgtctttaataataaatactaagttaaggctaaaatattatttttgttttttattcagGAATACCTAAACCCCAAGAAATTGAACCCAAAAAAGATGAAAACAACAACGATGTAAAAGATTCAGTAGCCTTACCACCAAATCCCGTGCCACCTGAGTCGCAGTCAAATGAGAAACCTAAATCTGTAATTGAAGATAAAAAAGACATTATTCCTGACGACAAAGAAAAAGAACTGAATATAAAAACATCGGATGAGCAATTGCAAAATGGAAAAGCTATAGACAAAGAAAAACGAAATGGTCAAGCAACTTCTAACGTAGCAAATGGTGAAGAAGTTAAGGACGTTGAAGAGAAGGCTAAAGAAGTAAAATCACACCAAGAAAAAGTCGACATGGATAAACATAAACAATTAATGGAAACAATCAAACAACACGGGCAGGAACAAAAAGAGTTGATAAAagaacaaaaagaaatattagaTAAACTAAGAAAGACCAAAAACGAATTGGAAAAGAATAAAAAGGATAACGATAATGaggaaactaaaaaaatagcCGTGGAGAGCATTCAGAAGATCGCTAATATGGCGATACAGAGTTTGACTGGAGTTTCGGATAAACCACTTGAGATTAAAGAAGACAAGAAACCCGAACCAAAATTAGATGATGTAAACATTTTGAAGAAAACTGCAGAAAATTTAAACGCAATCAAAAACAGAGAACTCAAAGAAAAACCTGTTaatgttaaagaaaaaatagtaGAAAAAGAAGTTCAGAAACCAATCAAAGATCTTGAAAATTTCGAGCCAATGAAAGTACGCGCCGAAGAAGCAAAgatagatttaataaataaagaaaagccTAACGATATTCCTCCGCTACCTCCGAAACAAGAGGCGaatgaaaatatcaaatcgAAACACTCGCATTCCCCAGATGAGCCACAATCATACAAACAAGGCGAAGATCGACagccaataaaattaaaaaatagcgTCGGCAGTGTTCCTCTAGCAATAGCTTTGAGCGAAAGctctaaaataaa contains these protein-coding regions:
- the LOC125048769 gene encoding putative sodium-coupled neutral amino acid transporter 10, whose protein sequence is MGTTGQSVTLANSIIGVGILAMPFCFQQCGALLAGLILMSMGLVSRLCCYFLLKAAIITRRRNYEFLAFHVFGPAGKMAVEVGIIGFLMGTCIAYFVVVGDLGPQIISKMFNINQSDMLRTSIMVIVSLVCVLPLGLLRNVDSLSNVSAATIAFYFCLVIKVICEAGSQMFAPDWQNRIEMWRPSGLLQCVPIFSMALFCQTQLFEIFESLPSLSLEKMNVVTKNAINICASVYFTLGLFGYIAFSEHQISGNVLMSLSPTMASDVIKLGFVMSVACSFPLIIFPCRASLYSFLYRKVHPSHHDHIINHSIPESTFRCITVAIIAVSLFISLLLPNVELVLGLVGSTIGVLVCVVFPAACFINVTFKNTNERVLAKFTVVLGLIILVLGTYANLQAAENTRDKYDDKFITQEKIDKIVEDFFEKMEKTEGIPKPQEIEPKKDENNNDVKDSVALPPNPVPPESQSNEKPKSVIEDKKDIIPDDKEKELNIKTSDEQLQNGKAIDKEKRNGQATSNVANGEEVKDVEEKAKEVKSHQEKVDMDKHKQLMETIKQHGQEQKELIKEQKEILDKLRKTKNELEKNKKDNDNEETKKIAVESIQKIANMAIQSLTGVSDKPLEIKEDKKPEPKLDDVNILKKTAENLNAIKNRELKEKPVNVKEKIVEKEVQKPIKDLENFEPMKVRAEEAKIDLINKEKPNDIPPLPPKQEANENIKSKHSHSPDEPQSYKQGEDRQPIKLKNSVGSVPLAIALSESSKINKNYQPKLVEQNGAKNVKNVDTISEQRQKREVVDCTEKTTLKPEDREICENLINKEIEHSEILPKVDLNNVLSNLQPVHHIRSLKSYIEAKENQ